From a region of the Bradyrhizobium sp. KBS0727 genome:
- a CDS encoding ABC transporter ATP-binding protein translates to MTASPLIEIEGLRVVFHGDDGRSTHAVDSVDLSVANGATLGLVGESGCGKSVTSLAIMGLLSKHSAEVSGSIRFDGFDLLDVPDQTLRDLRGNRLAMIFQEPMTSLNPSFTIGDQIMETILRHRGGTRRQARERAIELLRRVHIPSPDKRIDEYPHKLSGGMRQRVMIAMALACDPRLLIADEPTTALDVTLQAQILDLMRELKAASGAAIILITHDLGVVAEVCDEVAVMYAGEIVERAAVNELFANPQHPYTVGLLGSIPRLDRRTSHLATIEGMVPNMANPPTGCRFAARCPFVVAACIAAPPPLAMVSDGHASRCIRAPLERLVS, encoded by the coding sequence ATGACGGCAAGCCCGCTGATCGAAATCGAGGGCCTGCGCGTCGTCTTTCATGGCGACGACGGCCGTTCGACCCATGCAGTCGACAGCGTCGACCTCAGCGTCGCCAATGGCGCGACGCTCGGACTGGTCGGCGAATCCGGCTGCGGCAAGAGCGTGACCTCGCTCGCCATCATGGGGCTTTTGTCGAAACACTCCGCTGAGGTCTCGGGCTCGATCCGTTTCGACGGCTTCGACCTGCTCGACGTCCCCGACCAGACGCTGCGCGATCTCAGGGGAAATCGCCTGGCGATGATCTTCCAGGAGCCGATGACCTCGCTCAATCCGAGCTTCACCATCGGCGACCAGATCATGGAGACGATTCTGCGCCATCGCGGCGGCACGCGGCGCCAAGCCCGTGAGCGCGCGATCGAGCTGCTGCGCCGCGTCCATATCCCCTCGCCCGACAAGCGGATCGACGAATATCCGCACAAGCTTTCCGGCGGCATGCGCCAGCGGGTGATGATCGCGATGGCGCTGGCCTGCGACCCCCGCCTGCTGATCGCGGACGAACCGACCACCGCGCTCGACGTCACCCTGCAGGCGCAGATCCTCGACCTGATGCGCGAGCTGAAGGCGGCAAGCGGGGCTGCGATCATCCTGATCACCCACGACCTCGGCGTCGTCGCCGAGGTCTGCGACGAGGTGGCGGTGATGTATGCCGGCGAGATCGTCGAGCGCGCCGCGGTGAACGAGCTGTTCGCCAATCCGCAACATCCCTATACCGTCGGCCTGCTCGGCTCGATCCCGCGGCTCGACCGCCGCACCTCGCATCTGGCGACGATCGAGGGCATGGTGCCGAACATGGCCAACCCGCCGACCGGTTGCCGCTTCGCCGCGCGCTGTCCCTTCGTCGTCGCTGCCTGCATCGCCGCACCGCCGCCGCTGGCCATGGTGAGCGACGGCCACGCCTCGCGCTGCATCAGGGCGCCGCTGGAGAGGCTGGTGTCATGA
- a CDS encoding DUF1028 domain-containing protein, translated as MTWSIIARDSLTGQIGIAVATRFFAVGARVPHIAAGIGGVATQALVNPYYGIDGVKLLREGHAPRDIIDTLTAADSGRESRQLHIMDANGRIAAFTGRECVDWCGHVQGDGFSIAGNMLAGAAVLDDTAKALVANANLPFAQRLIAAMKAGEAAGGDKRGRQSAALLIHGEEEWSDLDLRVDDHADPLAELERLEQVSRERWVPFRPFLPTRKNPAGITDRAKIDASVEAATTGKA; from the coding sequence ATGACCTGGTCGATCATCGCCCGCGATTCCCTGACCGGCCAGATCGGCATCGCGGTCGCAACCAGGTTTTTCGCGGTCGGCGCCCGCGTGCCGCATATCGCGGCCGGCATCGGCGGCGTCGCGACGCAGGCGCTGGTCAATCCCTATTACGGCATCGACGGCGTCAAACTGCTGCGCGAGGGGCACGCGCCCCGCGACATCATCGATACGCTGACTGCGGCCGACAGTGGCCGCGAGAGCCGGCAACTGCACATCATGGACGCCAACGGCCGCATCGCAGCCTTCACCGGCCGCGAATGCGTCGACTGGTGCGGCCATGTTCAGGGCGACGGCTTCTCCATCGCCGGCAACATGCTGGCCGGCGCGGCCGTGCTCGACGACACCGCGAAGGCCTTAGTCGCCAACGCCAACCTTCCTTTTGCGCAGCGGCTGATCGCGGCCATGAAGGCCGGCGAGGCTGCGGGCGGCGACAAGCGCGGCAGGCAGTCGGCAGCGCTCCTGATCCATGGCGAGGAGGAATGGTCCGATCTCGACCTGCGCGTCGATGACCACGCCGATCCGCTGGCCGAGCTCGAACGGCTCGAGCAGGTAAGCCGCGAGCGCTGGGTGCCTTTCCGTCCGTTCCTGCCGACGCGCAAGAACCCGGCCGGGATCACCGACCGCGCGAAAATCGACGCAAGCGTCGAAGCGGCAACCACGGGCAAGGCATGA
- a CDS encoding gamma-glutamyltransferase family protein, which yields MSNINPDPFTTRPEIEGTFGVVTSTHWIATAVGMGILEKGGNAFDAGVATAFTLQVVEPHLNGPGGDVPIIVHDTKRGRTEVICGQGPAPAKATIAHYKSEGLEMVPGTGLLAACVPGTFESWMLLLRDYGTMRLRDVLEPAIAYAANGYPLVERAAATIQIVEKLFKKHWPTSAAVYLPNNEVPKPGTLFTNKQLSETYARILKEAESVGSDRVAQIERARKSWSHGFVAEAIDKFCRTQEVMDVSGSPHKGVLTADDMARWQPTIEAPLTYDYGRYTVCKPGVWSQGPVMLQQLALLKGFELDGLDPAGPDFIHLQIECAKLAFADREKFYGDPDFTDIPIATLLSDAYNDERRKLISRDKASLDFLPGSVEGFGSIVKMRRAEGHREAVGAMGAGEPTVGRFGEVRGDTVHFDIIDQAGNMISATPSGGWLQSSPVIPELGFCLGSRAQMFWLEQDHPAALAPGKRPRTTLSPTMCYRDGEPYMAWGSPGGDQQDQWTTQFFLRHVHAKLNLQEAIDAPAWHSEHFPISFWPRTARPGVLVVENRVPKATIDTLKGRGHVVEVGPDWSEGRLTAASKVGRRRRAAANPRGMQGYAAGR from the coding sequence TTGAGCAACATCAATCCCGATCCGTTCACGACCCGTCCGGAAATCGAAGGCACGTTCGGCGTAGTCACCTCGACCCATTGGATCGCGACCGCGGTCGGCATGGGCATCCTGGAAAAGGGCGGCAACGCCTTCGACGCCGGTGTCGCCACCGCCTTTACGCTGCAGGTGGTCGAGCCGCATCTCAACGGCCCCGGCGGCGACGTTCCGATCATTGTGCATGATACCAAACGCGGCCGCACCGAAGTCATCTGCGGCCAGGGCCCGGCGCCGGCCAAGGCAACCATCGCCCATTACAAGAGCGAGGGGCTGGAGATGGTGCCCGGCACCGGTCTTCTGGCGGCCTGCGTGCCCGGCACGTTCGAATCCTGGATGTTGCTGCTGCGCGATTACGGCACGATGCGTTTGCGCGACGTGCTGGAACCCGCCATCGCCTACGCCGCCAACGGTTACCCGCTGGTCGAGCGCGCGGCGGCCACCATCCAGATCGTCGAGAAACTGTTCAAAAAGCATTGGCCGACCTCGGCCGCGGTCTACCTGCCCAACAATGAGGTGCCGAAGCCCGGCACGCTCTTCACCAACAAGCAGCTCTCGGAAACCTACGCCCGCATCCTGAAGGAAGCCGAGAGCGTCGGCTCCGATCGCGTGGCGCAGATCGAGCGCGCGCGGAAATCCTGGTCGCACGGCTTTGTCGCTGAAGCCATCGACAAGTTCTGCCGCACGCAGGAAGTCATGGATGTCAGCGGTTCGCCGCATAAGGGCGTGCTCACGGCCGACGACATGGCGCGCTGGCAGCCCACCATTGAAGCCCCCCTCACCTACGACTACGGCCGCTACACCGTCTGCAAGCCCGGCGTCTGGAGCCAGGGCCCGGTCATGCTGCAACAGCTCGCGCTGTTGAAGGGGTTCGAACTCGACGGGCTCGATCCCGCTGGCCCCGACTTCATCCATCTGCAGATCGAATGCGCCAAGCTTGCTTTCGCCGACCGCGAGAAATTCTACGGCGATCCTGACTTTACCGACATTCCGATCGCGACGCTGCTGTCGGACGCCTATAACGACGAGCGCCGCAAGCTGATCTCCAGGGACAAGGCCTCGCTCGATTTCCTGCCCGGCTCGGTCGAAGGGTTCGGTTCGATCGTCAAAATGCGCCGCGCGGAAGGCCACCGCGAGGCGGTCGGCGCGATGGGCGCGGGCGAGCCGACCGTCGGCCGTTTCGGCGAAGTGCGCGGCGACACTGTGCATTTCGACATCATCGACCAGGCCGGCAACATGATCTCAGCGACGCCGTCCGGCGGCTGGCTGCAGTCGTCGCCGGTTATTCCGGAACTCGGCTTCTGCCTCGGCAGCCGCGCCCAGATGTTCTGGCTGGAGCAGGATCACCCCGCGGCGCTGGCGCCGGGCAAGCGTCCGCGCACCACGCTCTCGCCGACCATGTGCTACCGCGACGGCGAGCCCTACATGGCCTGGGGCTCGCCCGGCGGCGATCAGCAAGACCAATGGACCACGCAGTTCTTCCTGCGCCACGTCCATGCCAAGCTGAACCTGCAGGAAGCGATCGACGCGCCGGCCTGGCACTCCGAACATTTCCCGATCTCGTTCTGGCCGCGCACCGCGCGCCCCGGTGTGCTCGTGGTTGAAAACCGTGTGCCGAAGGCGACTATCGATACCCTGAAAGGCCGCGGCCACGTCGTCGAGGTCGGCCCCGACTGGTCGGAAGGCCGCCTCACCGCCGCTTCCAAGGTTGGCCGCCGCCGCCGCGCCGCCGCCAATCCCAGGGGCATGCAGGGCTACGCGGCGGGACGCTGA
- a CDS encoding 2Fe-2S iron-sulfur cluster-binding protein, with protein MGQMVYRVQVAETEQAFEVTPDETILAAALRANVNLPHDCKLGGCGTCRIKLVEGSVSYAEFPLALTPDEESRGYALACQAMPAGDLVIEPARGLAEMPPPARHLAVVRAVRPVSALVTHLALEVPAAASLDYRPGQYMNVVLPDGTTRSFSMASIPRDNRVDFQIREIEGGSFTHGMLRCMQAGDELEVELPLGAFHLHAEDDRPLLMVATGTGIAPIKAILESLMDHPDCPPASLYWGGRTAADLFLLDDIRTWGRRLFEFNFVPVLSRADATWEGRRGHVQHAVTADFDDLSEHAIYLCGSPAMIIDAKLAFIDRRASMEHIYSEGFSHQRARPVPA; from the coding sequence ATGGGCCAGATGGTCTATCGGGTGCAGGTGGCCGAGACAGAGCAGGCGTTCGAGGTGACCCCGGACGAAACCATCCTCGCCGCGGCGCTTCGCGCCAATGTCAACCTGCCGCACGACTGCAAACTCGGTGGCTGCGGCACCTGCCGCATCAAGCTGGTTGAAGGTTCGGTCAGCTACGCCGAGTTCCCGCTGGCGCTGACGCCGGATGAGGAAAGCCGGGGTTACGCCCTCGCCTGTCAGGCGATGCCCGCCGGCGATCTGGTCATCGAACCGGCACGCGGTCTGGCCGAGATGCCGCCGCCGGCGCGCCACCTCGCCGTGGTCAGGGCCGTTCGACCCGTCAGCGCCCTGGTCACGCATCTGGCGCTGGAAGTCCCGGCTGCCGCTTCCCTGGACTACCGGCCGGGGCAATACATGAACGTCGTATTGCCTGACGGGACCACGCGCAGTTTCTCGATGGCATCGATCCCGCGCGACAATCGGGTCGATTTTCAGATCCGGGAGATCGAGGGTGGGTCCTTCACCCACGGCATGCTGCGATGCATGCAGGCCGGTGACGAGTTGGAGGTCGAGCTGCCGCTTGGCGCTTTTCACCTCCATGCCGAGGATGACCGGCCGCTGTTGATGGTTGCCACCGGCACCGGGATCGCGCCTATCAAGGCGATCCTGGAATCGCTGATGGATCATCCGGATTGTCCGCCGGCCAGCCTGTACTGGGGCGGGCGCACGGCCGCCGACCTGTTCCTGCTCGACGACATCCGGACCTGGGGCAGACGGCTATTCGAGTTCAATTTCGTGCCGGTGCTGTCTCGCGCCGATGCAACCTGGGAGGGGCGCAGGGGTCACGTGCAGCATGCCGTTACCGCTGATTTTGACGACCTCTCGGAACATGCTATCTATTTGTGCGGGTCGCCCGCGATGATCATCGACGCCAAACTGGCTTTCATCGACCGGCGCGCCTCAATGGAGCACATCTACAGCGAAGGCTTCAGCCACCAACGCGCGCGACCCGTTCCGGCATGA
- a CDS encoding heme-binding protein, which yields MRASFKLELEEARHMVAAAIRKSREIGVLETVCVADDGGYPLALERMDRARVTGPQIAWNKAFTAAGHKRSTHLFNQPPNGPALPGNEAFGIQWSFEGRFAVFVGGFPIVVDDEVVGGIGLSGGNGEQDTACGLAALQALQELLAPKKHRVLVLADIKM from the coding sequence ATGAGAGCTTCATTCAAGCTGGAACTCGAGGAGGCGCGTCATATGGTTGCCGCGGCGATCCGCAAATCCAGGGAGATCGGCGTGCTGGAAACAGTCTGCGTCGCCGATGACGGCGGCTATCCGCTGGCGTTGGAGCGGATGGACCGCGCCAGGGTGACGGGTCCGCAGATCGCGTGGAACAAGGCCTTCACGGCAGCCGGTCACAAGCGTTCGACCCATCTGTTCAATCAGCCACCGAACGGGCCCGCGCTTCCCGGTAACGAAGCGTTCGGAATCCAGTGGAGCTTCGAGGGCAGGTTCGCCGTTTTCGTCGGCGGCTTTCCGATTGTGGTCGACGACGAGGTCGTCGGCGGGATCGGCCTCAGCGGCGGTAATGGCGAGCAGGATACCGCCTGCGGGCTGGCGGCGCTGCAGGCCCTGCAGGAGTTGCTGGCGCCGAAGAAGCATCGGGTGCTGGTCCTGGCCGACATCAAGATGTGA
- a CDS encoding aldehyde dehydrogenase family protein: MKDAAVSVTRAEPARAGIEKFKNYIDGAWVAGRTGEYFDDVNPADTSDIIGQFPASSAADAEAAVHAAAAACASWKKTPVTARARILNGAASYLETHVDRFAEELTREQGKALGLSKDEILRSAQTLRFYAVEGQSFAGETFPNDDADMVVYTQREPLGVVSVITPWNFPVSIPARKIAPALIAGNTVVFKPSSDAPLSGYRLTEAFAAAGIPNGVLNFVTGRAADVGPAISVPPVVRAISFTGSTSAGEQIHRSVGFTTRTQMELGGKNPLIVMEDADLDKAVDLTIKGGLSLSGQACTGTSRVLVMKQIRAAFTDKLVTRVKALKIGSGLVAGNDIGPLATARQLETVLRYVEIGKREATLLCGGERLSGPSYDRGYYVSPAIFTDVTQDMRIAREEIFGPVIAIIEVTSYADAIAKANDTEYGLSAAIATRNQRYIHDFANDIESGTVKINRTTTGNLINAPFGGLKRSSTSTFRESGRAGLEFYTQIKTVYRGC; the protein is encoded by the coding sequence ATGAAGGACGCTGCAGTATCGGTGACGCGCGCTGAGCCGGCGCGCGCCGGAATCGAAAAGTTCAAGAACTACATCGATGGCGCATGGGTGGCGGGTCGGACCGGCGAGTATTTCGACGACGTCAATCCCGCCGATACGTCCGACATCATCGGCCAGTTCCCCGCCTCTTCGGCGGCAGACGCCGAAGCGGCCGTGCACGCGGCGGCTGCGGCCTGCGCGAGCTGGAAGAAGACCCCGGTCACCGCGCGGGCGCGGATTCTTAACGGCGCCGCCAGCTATTTGGAGACGCATGTCGATCGATTTGCGGAGGAATTGACGCGGGAGCAAGGCAAGGCGCTCGGTCTGAGCAAGGACGAGATCCTGCGCTCGGCGCAAACGCTGCGCTTCTATGCCGTCGAAGGTCAGTCGTTTGCAGGCGAGACCTTCCCCAATGACGATGCCGACATGGTCGTCTACACCCAGCGCGAGCCGCTGGGTGTGGTCTCGGTCATCACGCCGTGGAACTTTCCGGTATCGATACCGGCGCGAAAAATTGCACCGGCGCTGATCGCGGGCAACACCGTGGTATTCAAGCCGTCGTCGGACGCGCCGCTGAGCGGCTATCGTCTCACGGAGGCCTTCGCCGCCGCGGGAATTCCAAACGGCGTGCTCAATTTCGTCACCGGCCGCGCCGCCGATGTCGGCCCGGCGATCAGCGTGCCGCCGGTCGTGCGCGCCATTTCCTTCACAGGATCAACCTCGGCCGGCGAGCAGATTCATCGCTCGGTCGGCTTCACCACACGCACCCAGATGGAGCTCGGCGGCAAGAATCCGCTGATCGTGATGGAGGATGCGGACCTCGACAAAGCCGTCGATCTGACCATCAAGGGCGGCCTGTCGCTGAGCGGACAGGCCTGCACCGGGACCAGCCGTGTGCTGGTGATGAAACAGATCAGGGCGGCATTCACCGACAAACTCGTAACCAGAGTGAAGGCGCTGAAGATCGGGAGTGGCCTTGTTGCCGGAAACGATATCGGTCCGCTGGCGACCGCGCGCCAACTGGAAACCGTCCTGCGTTACGTTGAGATCGGCAAGCGTGAGGCAACGTTGCTGTGCGGCGGCGAACGCCTGAGCGGGCCGTCCTACGACCGCGGCTATTACGTATCGCCCGCGATCTTTACCGATGTCACGCAGGACATGCGGATCGCGCGCGAGGAGATATTCGGGCCGGTCATCGCCATCATCGAGGTTACAAGCTACGCAGATGCGATCGCGAAGGCCAACGATACCGAGTACGGCCTGTCGGCTGCGATCGCGACGCGCAATCAACGTTACATCCACGACTTCGCGAACGACATCGAATCGGGAACCGTCAAGATCAACCGCACCACGACAGGCAACCTGATCAATGCGCCGTTCGGCGGGCTCAAGCGCTCCAGCACGTCGACGTTTCGCGAGTCGGGTCGCGCCGGTCTGGAGTTCTACACCCAGATCAAGACGGTGTATCGCGGATGCTGA
- a CDS encoding TenA family transcriptional regulator, protein MPELMNHVEFRTALENAIKGKSANKAPFSIAWASGKLSRAHLARWAENHFHYVGPFADYLAYIYARMPDRYTEAKDFLLANMYEEEIGGDRHTDLLIRFAEACGTTRERVTDPDNMTATTRGLQSWCYSVAMREDPIVAVAGLVVGLESQVPSIYRKQTPTLREKYKFSDEEVEFFDLHIVSDEIHGERGYQIVLEHADTVELQQRCLKICEVGAQMRLLYTTALYWDYVAQEVPMSELEAAERKVPQDERRLLQA, encoded by the coding sequence ATGCCCGAATTGATGAACCACGTGGAATTCCGCACCGCGCTTGAGAATGCGATCAAGGGCAAAAGCGCCAACAAGGCGCCGTTCAGCATTGCCTGGGCCAGCGGAAAGCTCAGCCGCGCCCATCTCGCGCGATGGGCCGAGAACCACTTCCACTATGTCGGACCGTTCGCGGACTACCTCGCTTATATCTATGCGCGGATGCCGGATCGTTACACCGAGGCGAAGGATTTCCTGCTCGCCAATATGTACGAGGAGGAGATTGGCGGCGACCGTCATACCGACCTGCTGATTCGTTTCGCCGAAGCCTGCGGCACCACACGCGAGCGGGTGACCGATCCCGACAATATGACCGCCACGACGCGCGGTCTGCAGAGCTGGTGCTATTCCGTCGCCATGCGTGAAGATCCGATCGTCGCGGTCGCCGGCCTGGTCGTCGGGCTGGAATCGCAGGTGCCATCGATCTATCGCAAGCAAACCCCGACGCTGCGCGAGAAGTACAAGTTCAGCGACGAGGAAGTCGAGTTCTTCGATCTCCACATCGTGTCCGACGAAATCCATGGCGAACGCGGCTATCAGATCGTTCTCGAACATGCCGACACCGTCGAGCTGCAGCAGCGCTGCCTGAAGATCTGCGAAGTCGGCGCGCAGATGCGGTTGCTCTACACCACGGCGCTGTACTGGGACTATGTCGCGCAGGAGGTGCCGATGAGCGAACTCGAGGCCGCCGAACGCAAGGTCCCGCAGGACGAGCGTCGATTGCTGCAGGCCTGA
- a CDS encoding 2Fe-2S iron-sulfur cluster-binding protein, whose product MPTVILHRDGHVYQGEIAENTNLVVRAGIKQFPFPHLRYGCGMGKCAKCACRVLNGAGQLPEPNWKERKQLGPRLDDGYRLICQLWLSHDVELAQDKNPIEPWSAVSAVVPQGVGSKEE is encoded by the coding sequence GTGCCAACCGTCATTCTTCATCGCGACGGCCACGTCTACCAGGGCGAGATCGCCGAGAACACCAACCTGGTGGTCCGGGCCGGCATCAAGCAGTTTCCCTTTCCGCATCTGCGCTACGGATGCGGGATGGGAAAATGCGCAAAATGCGCCTGCCGTGTTCTCAACGGAGCAGGGCAGCTGCCGGAGCCGAACTGGAAGGAACGGAAGCAGCTCGGCCCCCGGCTGGACGACGGCTACCGCCTGATTTGCCAGTTGTGGCTCAGCCACGATGTCGAGCTGGCGCAGGACAAGAACCCGATCGAGCCCTGGTCGGCTGTGTCGGCCGTCGTTCCGCAAGGCGTAGGCAGCAAGGAGGAATGA
- a CDS encoding ferredoxin yields the protein MSMYVILTSKPGQFRTEAVDGLRPLEAYDYRFYGHIKAHFVIAELVQERVKIRVVEDDTAIVNEVPSKFLEKFETTAQALKELEHLTTFGHMDTELRKMPLSAS from the coding sequence ATGAGCATGTATGTCATCCTGACGAGCAAGCCTGGACAGTTCAGGACCGAAGCTGTCGACGGGCTGCGGCCTCTGGAGGCTTACGACTACAGGTTCTATGGGCATATCAAGGCGCATTTCGTGATCGCGGAGCTGGTTCAAGAGCGCGTCAAGATACGCGTGGTCGAGGACGATACTGCCATCGTCAACGAGGTGCCCTCAAAATTCCTCGAAAAATTCGAGACCACGGCGCAGGCGCTGAAGGAGCTCGAGCACCTGACGACGTTCGGTCACATGGATACCGAGCTGCGCAAGATGCCGCTGTCCGCAAGCTGA
- a CDS encoding 2Fe-2S iron-sulfur cluster-binding protein, producing the protein MIQVTFLTNGGKVASAPADSNLLRVSLREQGGIPFKCGGGLCGTCKCRIEAGLEHTDAVKPKERKHLTEDQVKAGYRMACQTFLHGDVSVSWVPLAERRAPVPRTEPVPAMAMPPRDEPEQ; encoded by the coding sequence ATGATTCAAGTCACATTCCTGACTAACGGCGGCAAAGTGGCCAGCGCTCCGGCCGACAGCAATCTGCTGCGGGTCTCGCTACGCGAGCAGGGCGGCATTCCCTTCAAGTGCGGCGGCGGCTTATGCGGCACGTGCAAATGCAGGATCGAGGCCGGGCTTGAGCATACCGATGCCGTCAAGCCCAAGGAACGCAAGCATCTGACCGAAGACCAGGTGAAGGCGGGATACCGAATGGCTTGCCAGACGTTCCTGCATGGCGACGTCAGCGTGTCCTGGGTACCGTTGGCGGAACGTCGCGCGCCTGTTCCGCGTACCGAGCCGGTGCCGGCGATGGCGATGCCGCCGCGGGACGAGCCGGAGCAGTAG
- a CDS encoding GntR family transcriptional regulator, protein MVLTTGVPKRRLGEDHSSLHDRVVTELRQAILSGRLKPGERLVEGRLADELGVSRNPVREAIRALASEGLIEVTARRGAAVATMTEQEARETIEVRALLEGHNARLAARRQDKQIIKRIEAVLNKGTAAVTARRFEQLFDLNQQFHRELAAAGQNTVLGDIMQRLRERTAMLFSPMNPARQARNWDEHAAILRAIIEGDERAAATLASEHVMRAGMDFLVGLNEDGEIPLFPLVETASGNSEVSQASLLAIRAQELSAEQKRTVGKARPASRKRNSAVKAK, encoded by the coding sequence ATGGTGCTTACCACCGGGGTTCCGAAGCGTCGGCTCGGCGAGGACCATTCCTCGCTGCATGACCGCGTCGTTACCGAGCTTCGTCAGGCGATTTTGTCCGGACGATTGAAGCCGGGCGAACGGCTGGTCGAGGGCCGGCTGGCCGACGAACTGGGCGTATCCCGTAACCCCGTGCGCGAGGCGATTCGTGCGTTGGCGTCCGAGGGGCTGATCGAAGTCACCGCGCGACGCGGGGCGGCGGTTGCGACGATGACGGAGCAGGAAGCGCGCGAGACCATCGAAGTGCGCGCGCTGCTGGAGGGGCACAACGCCAGACTGGCGGCGCGCCGTCAGGACAAGCAGATCATCAAGCGCATCGAGGCCGTTCTGAACAAGGGCACGGCGGCCGTCACCGCGAGGCGGTTTGAGCAATTGTTCGATCTGAACCAGCAGTTTCACCGCGAACTCGCGGCCGCAGGGCAGAACACCGTGCTTGGCGATATCATGCAGCGATTGCGGGAAAGGACCGCGATGCTGTTCTCGCCGATGAATCCGGCCCGGCAGGCGCGCAATTGGGACGAACACGCCGCGATCTTGCGGGCGATCATCGAAGGCGACGAGCGTGCGGCCGCCACGCTGGCCTCCGAACATGTAATGCGGGCCGGAATGGATTTTCTGGTCGGGCTCAATGAGGATGGAGAGATTCCGCTTTTTCCGCTGGTCGAAACAGCAAGCGGCAATAGCGAAGTGTCGCAAGCGTCTTTGCTCGCGATCCGCGCGCAAGAGCTTTCTGCTGAGCAGAAGCGTACCGTCGGCAAGGCGCGACCGGCGAGCCGCAAGCGCAATTCTGCCGTCAAGGCAAAGTGA
- a CDS encoding ABC transporter ATP-binding protein: MSAAPFVDVKNLRRVFDVSKPWLNRVLEGGHLEFLKAVDGVTFDIKKGETFALVGESGSGKTTVARMVVGLLPPSSGEVVIDGVSMTNTRQAQMRQRLRRRIQMIFQDPYASLNPRFRVDAIVSEPIRAFDLIQGERDIAARVGELLGLVGLHPDDGLKFPHEFSGGQRQRIAIARALASEAEFIVCDEPTSALDVSVQAQILNLMRDLQDKFGLTYLFISHNLAVVRHMATRIGVMYLGRIVEIAEGRELFANPRMPYTRMLLGAVPDLAMSGRQRIPVRGEIPNPIDPPPGCAFNPRCPLAFELCRRQAPALINGVACHAVNNPATAPAMA; this comes from the coding sequence ATGAGTGCAGCGCCGTTCGTCGACGTGAAGAACCTGCGTCGCGTGTTCGACGTCTCGAAGCCGTGGCTCAACCGTGTGCTCGAAGGCGGCCACCTCGAATTCCTCAAAGCCGTCGACGGCGTCACCTTCGACATCAAGAAGGGCGAGACCTTCGCCCTCGTCGGCGAATCCGGTTCCGGAAAGACCACGGTGGCGCGGATGGTCGTCGGCCTGCTGCCGCCGAGCTCCGGCGAAGTCGTCATCGACGGCGTGTCGATGACCAACACCAGGCAGGCGCAGATGCGCCAGCGGCTGCGCCGCCGCATCCAGATGATCTTTCAAGATCCCTATGCAAGCCTCAATCCGCGCTTTCGGGTCGACGCCATCGTATCCGAGCCGATCCGTGCCTTCGACCTGATCCAGGGCGAGCGCGACATCGCCGCCCGCGTCGGCGAATTGCTGGGCCTGGTCGGCCTGCATCCCGACGACGGCCTGAAGTTTCCACATGAATTTTCCGGCGGCCAGCGCCAGCGGATCGCGATCGCGCGCGCATTGGCATCGGAGGCCGAGTTCATCGTTTGCGACGAGCCGACCTCGGCGCTGGATGTTTCGGTGCAGGCGCAGATCCTCAATCTGATGCGCGACCTGCAGGACAAGTTCGGCCTGACCTATCTCTTCATCAGCCATAACCTCGCCGTGGTGCGCCACATGGCGACCCGGATCGGCGTGATGTATCTCGGCCGTATCGTCGAGATCGCGGAAGGGCGCGAACTGTTCGCCAACCCGCGGATGCCCTACACCAGGATGCTGCTGGGCGCGGTTCCGGATCTGGCGATGTCCGGCCGCCAGCGGATTCCGGTCCGGGGCGAGATCCCCAATCCGATCGACCCGCCGCCCGGATGCGCGTTCAACCCGCGCTGCCCGCTGGCCTTCGAGCTCTGCCGCCGGCAGGCGCCCGCGCTGATCAACGGCGTTGCCTGCCACGCCGTCAACAACCCGGCCACAGCCCCCGCCATGGCGTGA